The genomic stretch AAGGTGTGGGAGAGCCGCGGGCCCGAGATGATCCGCAAGCCGGCGATCCGCGAGGCGGAGAAATGGATCCTCGACCGGACGCGCAACAGCGACGGCCTCGGCGCGATCTATCCGTCGATGATGTACCTGATCATGGCGCTCGACGCGCTCGGGTATCCGCGTGATCATCCCGATCTGATCCAGGGCCTCCGGCAGTTCGAGGGCCTCCTCACCGAGACCACGGATCAGTTCTACTTCCAGCCGTGCGTCTCGCCGGTGTGGGACACCGCGATCGCCATGTTCGCGCTGGGCGAGATGGGCGCGGTCGCGCCGGTCGCGATGCGGCGGGCCGCCGACTGGTTCCTCGCCCGTGAGATCCGCCGGCGGGGCGACTGGTCGATGAAGCGCCCCGACCTCGAGCCCTCGGGCTGGGCGTTCGAGTTCGCCAACGAGCACTACCCCGACATCGACGATACCGCGATGGTGCTGCTCGCGTTACAACACGCCACCGCCTCCGATCCGGAGGCGCAGGCGCGCTGCGAGCGGCGCGCGGTGAGCTGGCTCGTAGGTATGCAGTCGGGCGACGGCGGCTGGGCCGCCTTCGACGCCGACAACAACTGGGCCTTTCTCAATCGCGTGCCCTTCGCCGATCACAACGCCATGCTCGATCCGTCGTGTCCCGACATCACCGGGCGCGTGCTCGAGTGTCTCTGCCGCCGCGGCTTCCGGCTGGCGGACCGGCCGATCGAGCGCGGGGTCGGCTTCCTGCTCGAGACGCAGGAGCGCGACGGCAGCTGGTACGGCCGCTGGGGCGTGAACTACCTGTACGGCACGTTCCTGGCCCTGCGGGGGCTCCGGGCCGCCCAGGATCCGAGCGCGTCGAAGGCGGTGTGGAAGGCGGGCAAGTGGATCGTCTCGGTGCAGAACGGGGACGGCGGGTGGGGCGAGAGCTGCGCCAGCTACCACGAGGGCCACTTCGTGCCCGCGCCGAGCACGCCGTCGCAGACCGCGTGGGCGCTGCTGGGCCTGGTGGCCGCGGGCCAGGGGGACGGCGAGGCGCTCGCGCGCGGGGTGCGCTACCTGGTCGATACGCAGAAGCCGGACGGCACCTGGGACGAGACGCTCGCCACCGGCACCGGCTTCCCGAACGTCTTCTACCTCCGTTACACCCTCTACCGGAACTACTTCCCGCTGCTCGCGCTGGCCCAGGCGCGACGGGCGATCGAGGACGCGGCGCGCACCCTGCGCCTGGTCCAGGAATCGGAGCCGTCGCGCCCGCTCCGCTGAGCGCGACGCGACAACCCGCGGCCTACACCGGCATCAGCGGCGCCTCGGTCGCGGCGGTCTCACCCGCCTCCAGCGCCACCGCGGCCGCGTAGATCGTCGCGGCGATCCGCACCGCGTCGTTCACCTGATCGGCGGTGAGCCCGCCGTCGGTGACCGTCTTCTCGTGCGCGCGCACGCACGTCTCGCAGCCGTTGATCGCGCTGACCGCGAGCGACATCAGCTCGAAGTCGACGCGATTCGTGGCGGGCTGCATCAGGCGATTCATGCGCAGCCCCGCCGGCTTCTCGCGGTAGATCGGCTTGCCCACCATGTGGCGGAAGCGATAGTAGACGTTGTTCATCGCCATGAGCGAGGCGGCCGCGCGCGCGTCCTCCACCACCGCGGCCCCGGCCGCCGTGCTCGCGGCCGCCAGCACCGCCTCCCGCAGCCGCGGGTGGCGGGCGGCGACCGCCGCGGCCGCCGCCACGCCCCAGCGCTGAGGCTCGGAGAGCGAGCCCCCGCGCAACACCGCCTGCAGGTTCAGGCGGATGTCCTTCGCCGCATCGGGAATCGCGGCGCGAAGCTGCTCCAGCGCGTCCACGTCACGCCACCTGCAGCGTGGGCTCGCCCGCCTTCCAGTTGCACGGGCACAGCTCGCCGGTCTGGAGCGCGTCGAGGACGCGGAGCACCTCGTCCACGTTGCGGCCGACCGAGAGGTCGTTCACGCTGGCCCAACGGATCACACCCTGCGGATCCACGATGAAGGTGGCCCGCAGCGGCACGCCCTCGCCCTTGTGCAGGATGCCGAGGGCGGTGGACAGATCGCGCTTGGTGTCGGCCAGCATCGGGAAGGGCAGGCTCTTGAGATCGGCATGGTCGCGGCGCCATGCCAGGTGGACGAAGTGCGTGTCCGTGCTCATGCCGAGCACCTGCGCGTCGCGCTCGCGGAAGTCGTCGTGCCGCTTGCCGAACTCGGCGATCTCGGTCGGGCAGACGAAGGTGAAGTCCATGGGCCAGGAAAACAGGACCAGCCACTGGCCCGGGTAGCTCTTGCTGGTGATCCGGGTGAATTCGCGGCCCTTTTCCAGCCCCACGGCGGCTTGCAGGTCGAACTCGGGCAGACGGTCTCCGACGGTCAGCATGTATGGATCTCCTCGTATGTGTTGTGTGGGTGCCTCTATTTCGGGCTCCCTACTTCAGACGATTAGGGCACCCTAATGGATGCAGCCGGTCGCGGGAGATCGCGGACGAGATTCAGCGCAGCGCGGCGAAGACGGTGCGGGCGAGCGTTGGCAGGTCGGGGTCCCGGGCGCCCATGAGGAGCACCGTGTCGCCCGGTCGGGCCGCTCCGCGGACCCAGTCGACCACGGCGGCGTGGTCCGCGGCGTAGCCGCAGCCGAGCGCCGCCGGGAGGTCATCGCCCAGCATGCGGCTCGACACGTCCCTGGCCACGGTCCCGCCGGCGTAGAAGATCTCCGAGTAGCACAGGCGATCCTGGGGCCGGAGGATCCGAGGCATCATCTCGCGCAGCTCTGGCCTCAAGAAGCGCGCGGGGCCGAAGCCGTGCGGCTGGAAGACCGCCAGCACGCGCTCGGCGCCGGATTGCGCGGCCACGATGGCCGCCCGCAGCTTCTCGCCGTTGTGCGCGTAGTCGTCGACCACGCGGATCCCGCTCGCGGTGACCCCGATCACCTCGAAGCGGCGCGCCACACCCGGAAAGCGAGCGAGCAGCGCCGACGCGGTCGCCGGCGCGACGCCCAGCTCGAGCGCGATCAGCGCGGCCGCCGCGGCGTTCTCGAGGTTGTGCCGGCCCGGCTGCGGCACGTCGAGCACGAGAGGGCCATCGTCGAGAAGCAGACGGCCACGGGCCCGATGCGGTCCGGCGCCGTCCACTTCCAGCCTGGCGTCGGCGGCCGGGTCGGCGCCGTAGGTGCGCGCCCCCACCATGCGGCCCAGCTCGACCGCCTCGGCCGATGCGGCGTTGACGAGCAGCCGGCCCGAGCGCTTGGCGAAGGCCTCGAACTGCGGGCGCAGCGCATCGACCTCGCCGTGGTCCCGGCTGATGTTGTGGATCAGGCCGATCGCGGCGTGATAGCCGGTGAGCGTGCCGTCCGACTCGCAGGCCTCGGCGGCCACCGGGCCGTCGGCCGCACCGGGCAGGAAGCAGCCGTTGCCACCCTCGCCAGCGAGGGCCGCCCCGCCCAGGATGGTGGCGGACACGCCGGCCTCGCGCGTGATCCAGCCGATCATGCCGGTGATCGTGCTCTTCCCGCTGGTCCCGGCGATCGCGACGCCGGGCCGCCCGGCGTCCACCACCTCGGCCAGGAGGGCCGGGCGCGGGACGCGCTCGAGCCCGAGGGCGCGGGCAGCCCGGGCCTCCGGCGTATCGGCCTCGACCGCGGTCGAATAGACGAAGCGGTCCAGATCCGCGGTGACGGCCGAGCCGTCCTGCGGCTTCACCACGATGCCGAGCGAGCGGAGGTGGCGCGCCACGTCGGCGTTCTTGCCCTGATCGAAGGAGCGGTCGGAGCCCTGGACCGCATGGCCCCGGGCCCGCATCAGCTGAGCCAGGGGGTTCATCCCGACGCCGGCGATCCCGGAAAAGTGATACCGCACGGACCAATCGTCCCATGGAACGCCGGGGGAATTGACCACTGATTGACTGGTGGACTTTCGCCCACCCGCCAGGGCGAAGCGCCCGAGAAGCCCGTCCAACTATTTGATCTTCTGCATGCCAGGCGATGGCACCCCGCTTGCCTTGAAAGGGCCGTCAGGGAGGGGACCATGGAGACAGCCGAAGCATCCGCGGTCATCGTGAAGGGCCGTTTCTGCGGTGCCCCCAACATCGCGAGCGGCGGCTATGTGGCCGGCCTGCTCGGCAAGCACCTGAGCGGCCCGGCTCGGGTCAGCCTGGACGTGTCCGTTCCGCTGGACCAGGCGCTCGGGATCGAGCGCGTCACGGACGGCATCGTCCTGACCGACGGCGTGGCGACGCTCGCGCATGCCGCACCGGCCCCGCTGCAGCTCGAGCCTCCGGTGGCCGTCTCCTACGCCGAGGCCGAATGGGCCTCGGAGCGCTATCTCGGATTCACCGAGCACGCCTTCCCCGGCTGCTTCGTCTGCGGCCCCGCGCGCGACTGGGGCGATGGGCTGGCGATCTTTCCCGGGCCGATCCCGGGTCGGCATCTGGTGGCCGCGCCGTGGGCGCCCGATCCCAGCTTGTTCGACAAGCACGGAGCGGTGCGCGTCGAGTTCGTCTGGGCGGCGCTCGATTGCCCGACCGGCTTCGCCCTGCTCGAGGCGTTCGGCCGCCGCAAGGTCAGGCTCCGTCAGCTCACCGCCAGCCTGATCCGCCCGCTGCACGTGGGGGCGCGCTGGGTCGTGATGGGCTGGCCGTTCGCGGCCGAGGGGCGAAACCTCCTGGGGGCCTCGGCGATCTTCTCCGAGACGGGCGAGCTTCACGCCCTCGCCTCGGCGGTGCTGTCCTGCGAGGACTGCTAGGCGGAAGCCGCCGGCCGTCGCCGGACGAGCTGCATGCTCGTCATGGTGAGCACCGACTCACCGGCCTGGTTGAGCGTGGTCCACTGCAGCCGCACGATTCCCCGATCGGGCTTCGACGTCGACGGCCGCTGCTCGGCGACTCGGACGACGGCGCGCAGGGTGTCGCCCGGCCGCACCGGCCGGAGCCAGCGCAGCTCGTCCACGCCGGGTGAGCCCAGGCTAGAGGCGGCGAGCGCCCGGGTCTGGGCGAAGAGCCGGAAGGTGAGCGCCATCGTGTGGAACCCGCTCGCGATGAGCCCGCCGAAGATCGACTGCTTGGCCGCCTCCACGTCCAGATGGAACGGCTGCGGATCGAAGGCGAGCGCGAAATCGAGGATCTGGGCCTCGGTGATCGTGACCCCGTCGGTGAGGAACTCGCGGCCGGGGGTGAAGTCCTCGAGGTAGAGCGCGTCGCTCATCGATCGGCTCGGCGCAGCGTGGCCGCGCAGCGGCCTACTGCTGAGCGGAGACCGCGTCCAGCTTCTTCTGGATGTGCGGCTTCGGGACCGCGCCGACCAGCTGATCCCGGACCTTGCCGTCCTTCACGAAGAGGACGGTCGGAATCGAGCGGATTCCGTAGCGAGCGGCGAGCCCGGGGTTCTCGTCGACGTTGACCTTCGCGAGGGTCACCGCGCCGTTCGAGGAGCGCGCCAGATCCTCCAGCACCGGGGCCACGGCCCGGCAGGGGCCGCACCACTCCGCCCAGAAGTCCACCATCATGACGCCTTCGGTGGCCACCAGTGCCTCGTCGTAGCTCTTCTCGTCGAGGTGCAGGAGCCAGGGGGTGTCGTTGCTCATCGCTCGTTCCTCCCGCCCATTGGGATGTGTGAAGCGGTCCGGCCGATGCAGGGCGGCTTCCGGTTAAGATGGACGGGCCGCCGATGCCCCCGATCCGGCTCGATCATATCGCCATCGCGCTCCCTCGGCATCGCGGAAGCGTTCGACTGATCCTGCGCTCCGCCTGACCCCACGTCGCACCCGGAGGCCACCGATGACATTCCTCCCGACGGACACCCAGACCTATCTCGTCGCCCTGGCCGGATCCACCGCGCAATCCGTCTTCCGGCTGGTCCTGCTGCTGATCGGCGGCCTCATCGCCGCCCGCGTGCTGCGAACGCTGGTCACCCAGCTGGAGGGTGTGCTCGTTCGCGCGGGCGAGCGGACCGGCGCCCTGCCCGGCGCGACGCACTCGCGCGTGGCGACCTTGACCGGTGTGCTGCGGGCCCTCGCGCTGGTGACACTGTGGTCCGTGATCGCGGTCATCGCGCTGTCGCAGCTGGGTCTCGACGTGCGGCCGATCCTGGCCGGTGCCGGCATCGTCGGACTGGCCGTCGGCTTCGGGGCGCAGTACGTCGTGCGCGACGTCATCGCCGGATTCTTCCTCGTGCTCGAGGATCAGGTGCGGGTGGGCGACGTGGCGGTGGTCAACGGTACCGGCGGGGTGGTCGAGACGGTCACGTTCCGCACCATCGTCCTGCGCGACGTGGCCGGCACCGTGCACATCTTCCCCAACGGCAGCGTCACCACGCTCGCCAACATGACCAAGGGCTGGTCCGGCTACGTGGTGGACGTGGAGATCGGCTACAAGGAGGACCCGGACCGCGTGATCGCGGTCATGCGGCGCGTGGCCGAGGAGCTGCGCGCCGACCCCGTCCACGCCCTGTCGATCCTCGAGCCGATCGAGATCTTCGGGGTGGACGGCTTCAAGGAAGGCAGCCTCGTGATCAAGGCGCGTCTCAAGACGCGGCCGATCCAGCAGTGGACGGTGGGCCGAGAATACCGGCGACGCCTCGTCCATGCGTTCGCAGCGGAGGGCATCGACATTCCCCCGCGCGTCATGCAGGTCGTGGAGCCCGGCAAGCCGCTGCCCGTCCTGCTGATGCATGGCGTGGGGCCCGATCAGCCCGCCGCCCTGCCACATTGAGCCGGCGCGCTGACAGTCACCGTCACCCCGGCCGCCCGAGTGCCGTGAAAGCCGTTGATTTATCTTGTCGCAATCGTGGTCCGCTTCTTGAACTTCTGCGGTGCCGCGGCGGGAGGCCGGCACGCATGAACCTGGGCGGACTTGGGCGGATGTTCTCGAGCGATCTGGCGGTCGACCTGGGCACCGCCAACACCCGGCTCTACGTGCGGAGCCAGGGCGTCGTGCTCGACGAGCCCTCGGTGGTGGCCGTCGACGGGAGCGGGGCCGTGCAGGCCGTCGGCAACGCGGCCAAGGAAATGCTCGGCCGAGCCCCCGGCACGGTCCAGGTGGTGCGGCCCCTGCGCCACGGCGTGATCGCCGACTTCGACCGCACCCAGAAGATGTTCCGCTACTTCATCAACAAGACGCGCCGCAGCTGGAGCTTCGTGCAGCCCCGTCTGGTCATCGTCACGCCGTCGGGCATCACCCAGGTCGAGCGGCGCGCGGTGCGCGACGCCGCCCGCCAGGCCGGCGCGCGCGAGGTCTACCTCATCCAGGCCTCGATGGCGGCCGCGCTCGGGGCGGGCCTGCCGGTGTCGGAGCCGGGCGCCAGCATGATCGTCGACATCGGGGGCGGTACCACCGAGGTCGCGGTGATGTCGCTGTGCGGGATCGTGTACTCCGCGTCGTTGCGCACCGCGGGCGACGAGATGAACCAGGCGGTGATCCACTACCTGCGGCGGGCCTACGACCTGCTCATCGGCGAGCGCCGGGCCGAGGACGCCAAGATCCGTCTCGGGTCCGCCTATCCGAAGGGTGACGACAACGAGCCGATGGAAGTGCAGGGCCGCGACCTGCTCGACGGCCTGCCCAAGACGGTGGTCATCACGGCGCTCGAGGTCCGCGAGGCGATGCGGGAGCCGGTGGCCGACATCGTGGCAGCGGTGCGGGCCTGCCTCGAGCAGACCCCGCCCGAGCTGGCCGCCGACATCAGCGACACCGGCATCGTGCTCACCGGCGGCGGCGCGCTCGTGCGCGGGCTCGACGCGCTCCTGCATCAGGAGACCGGCCTCCCGATTCGCGTGACCGAGGACCCGCTCACCTGCGTGGCCCGCGGCGCCGGGATGGTGCTCGACCAGCTCGCGATCCTCAAGCGCGTCGCGATCCCCGCCTGACGCGCCCGCCGGCGGTTGCCGGCCGGCCCTGCCTGGAATACGCTCGGGGCAATCCATGTGCTCCGGGGGCCTCCCATGACATCGCGCGGCGGCACGCGGCTCGCCTCGATCTTCCTGTTCCTGCTTGGATGCTCGGCCCCGCCGGCCTCGCACCACCACGGCGCGGCCGGTCCGCCGGCCTCCACGACGCCTCCGCTGTTCGATGATCTCGGCGGCTACCATCGCGCGATCACCACCCGGTCGCCCCAGGCTCAGGCCTACTTCGACCAGGGGTTGCGGCTCGTGTACGGGTTCAATCACCACGAAGCCCAGGCCGCGTTCCGTGAATCCGCCCGGCTGGACCCGGAGTGCGCGATGTGCGCGTGGGGCCTCGCGCTCACCTACGGCTCCAACTACAACAGCCCGACCGACGCCGAGCGCGAGCAAGGGGCGCTGGCCGCGGTCACCCGGGCCCAGAGTCTCGCGGTGACCGGCGCCAGCGAGCGCGAGCGCGCGATCATCGGGGCGCTGGCCCGGCGCCATTCGCCGTCGCCGGCCGCCGACCGCGCCGCGCTCGACCGCGCGTACGCCGACGCGATGCGGGAGGTCGCGAGCCGCTTCCCCGACGACCTCGACGCGGCCACCCTGTATGCGGATGCCTTGATGAACCTCCGCCCCTGGAGCCTGTGGACGAGCGAGGGAGCGCCGCAGCCGGGGACCCGGGAGATCGTCGTCACGCTGGAGCGAGTGCTGGCAATCGATCCGATGCATCCCGGGGCGAACCATCTCTACATCCACGCGGTGGAAGCCAGCCCGGACCCGCATCGCGCGGAGGCCGCGGCGGATCGGCTCCTCAACCTGATGCCGGGCGCCGGACACATGGTCCACATGCCCTCGCACATCTACTTCCGGATCGGCCGTTACGCGGACGCGGGCTCCGCCAACGTGCGGGCGGTGGCGGCCGACCGCGCCTACTTCAAGAAGAGCCAGCCGAGTCCGATCTATCGCGGCATGTACTATCCGCACAATCTCGACTTCGTCTGGCACGCGGCCGCGATGGAAGGCCGCGGGGCCGAATGCGTCCGGGCCGCGCGCGAGTTCGCGGCGGAAGTCCCGGCGGCCATGGTCCTCGAGATGCCGGACGCGGAGACTGCGCCCGCCGCGCCGCTCCTCGCGCTGGCCCGGTTCGCCCGATGGGACGAGATCCTGAAGCAGCCCGCGCCGCCCGAGGCGATGCGCTACGTGACCGGGACGTGGCGCTACGCGCGCGGTCTCGCCTACGCCGCCACCGGCCGGCGCGCCGAGGCCGAGCAGGAGCTGGCCGCGTTGCGTGCGGTGCAGCGCGGCGTGCCGGCGGACCGCACGATCGCCAGCTTCTTCACGACGGCGGACATGCTGGCCCTCGCCGCGGAGACGCTGGCCGGTGAGATCGCGGTCCGCACCGGCGATCCCGGCGCCGCGGTCGGCCACCTCGCGGAGGCGGTACGGCTGCAGGATCAACACTGGTTCACCGAGCCGCCGCCGTGGTACTACCCGGTCCGGCAGTCGCTCGGGTTCGCGCTACTCCAGGCGCGCCGGGCCGCCGAGGCCGAGGCGGTCTATCGCGAGGACCTGCGACGGAATCCCGAGAACGGCTGGTCGCTCTTCGGCCTGGCCCAGAGCCTGCGGGCCCAGGGCCAGAGCGCCGACGCGGCCGCGGTCGAGGCGCGCTTCCGTCTCGCCTGGGCCCGCGCCGACGTGACGCTGACGTCCTCGCGTCTGTAGAGCGGCGATGGCGCGCGATCGCTACGGTCTGGCGCTCTCCACCGGATCCGCCGAGGCGGTGACGGCGTACGTCGACGGCGTGGACCGGTTCCTGGCCGCGCACGACGGGGCCGAGGAGTGCTTCGCGCGCGCCGTCGCCGCCGACCCGGATTTTGCGCTCGGTCACATCGGGCAGGCGCGCAGCCTGCAGCTGGCCGGCCGCGGCGCCGACGCCAGAGCCGCGGCGGCGCTCGGACAGGCGCGCGGGGCCATGCTCGACCGCCGCGAGCGCCAGCACGTGGAGGCCCTGAGCCTCGCGGTCGCGGGGCAGGGTGCCCGCGCGCTCGCCCTCATTCGCGAGCACCTCGCCGAGTTCCCGCGCGACGCGATGACGCTGGCCGCGGCCAACGGCGTCTATGGGCTGATCGGCTTCAGCGGTGGCCAGGAGCGCAACGAGGAGATGCTCGCGCTCCTCGACGGGCTCGCCACCGCATACGGAGACGACTGGTGGTTCCTCGGCGCCCACGGCTTCGCGCGGACCGAGGCGCTCGGCTGGGCCGCGGGGGCGCCGGTGCTGGAGCGCGCGCTCGCGCTCGCCCCTCGGAACGCCCACGCCGCCCACGCGTGGGCCCACGTGCTCTACGAGCGCGGCGACGACGCGAGCGGCGCGGGCTTCGTGACACGGTGGCTGCCGGAGTATCCGCGGGCCGCGCCGCTTCACTGCCACATCTCGTGGCATCTGGCCCTGTTCGAGCTGGGCTGCGGCCGCCCGGCCGCCGCGATGGCGCTGTTCGAGAGCAGCATCCGGCCGCGGCAATCGCAGGCCGCGCCATTCTCCACCGTCGTGGATTCCACGTCGCTCCTCTGGCGCTGCGAGCTGGCGGGCGAGCCATCGCGGCGGGAGGCCTGGGACGCGGTGGCCGAGCACGCGCGCGCCTCGTTCCCCTCGACCGGGCTCGCGTTCCTCGACGTGCACTGCGCGGCCGCCCTCGCCGCCGCGGGTGATCACGACGGGCTGGCGCGGTGGGTGTCCATGTTGCGGCGCGCCGATGCGGAAGGCCGGGTCCCCGCCGGGTCGGTGGTGCCCATCG from Candidatus Methylomirabilota bacterium encodes the following:
- the shc gene encoding squalene--hopene cyclase encodes the protein MPSSWFEPLRDRAVHQTEAAAESRAALADAAAAAVARAAPALLAMQKPEGYWVGDLLADTTLESDYVLLQLWLHPPHEGVWKPPSWDRIERAQKAILARQLPDGGFDIYPDGPADVNATIKAYLALKLSGLDVHSEPLRRAREAILRLGGLQEANSYVRINLSLFGLYPKRHVPTIPVELVLVPGGLIYEMSSWTRAIVMPLSIIQAKTDTRPVPAGFDLEELVLPGKSFRLPKRDRFSALFRQLDVALKVWESRGPEMIRKPAIREAEKWILDRTRNSDGLGAIYPSMMYLIMALDALGYPRDHPDLIQGLRQFEGLLTETTDQFYFQPCVSPVWDTAIAMFALGEMGAVAPVAMRRAADWFLAREIRRRGDWSMKRPDLEPSGWAFEFANEHYPDIDDTAMVLLALQHATASDPEAQARCERRAVSWLVGMQSGDGGWAAFDADNNWAFLNRVPFADHNAMLDPSCPDITGRVLECLCRRGFRLADRPIERGVGFLLETQERDGSWYGRWGVNYLYGTFLALRGLRAAQDPSASKAVWKAGKWIVSVQNGDGGWGESCASYHEGHFVPAPSTPSQTAWALLGLVAAGQGDGEALARGVRYLVDTQKPDGTWDETLATGTGFPNVFYLRYTLYRNYFPLLALAQARRAIEDAARTLRLVQESEPSRPLR
- a CDS encoding tetratricopeptide repeat protein, with protein sequence MARDRYGLALSTGSAEAVTAYVDGVDRFLAAHDGAEECFARAVAADPDFALGHIGQARSLQLAGRGADARAAAALGQARGAMLDRRERQHVEALSLAVAGQGARALALIREHLAEFPRDAMTLAAANGVYGLIGFSGGQERNEEMLALLDGLATAYGDDWWFLGAHGFARTEALGWAAGAPVLERALALAPRNAHAAHAWAHVLYERGDDASGAGFVTRWLPEYPRAAPLHCHISWHLALFELGCGRPAAAMALFESSIRPRQSQAAPFSTVVDSTSLLWRCELAGEPSRREAWDAVAEHARASFPSTGLAFLDVHCAAALAAAGDHDGLARWVSMLRRADAEGRVPAGSVVPIVAEGMSAFAAARYDATIAALAPVLDQLVRVGGSAAQRDLFEHTLLAAYLRTGRHGEARALLERSVARPRSVPVAGV
- a CDS encoding rod shape-determining protein, whose translation is MNLGGLGRMFSSDLAVDLGTANTRLYVRSQGVVLDEPSVVAVDGSGAVQAVGNAAKEMLGRAPGTVQVVRPLRHGVIADFDRTQKMFRYFINKTRRSWSFVQPRLVIVTPSGITQVERRAVRDAARQAGAREVYLIQASMAAALGAGLPVSEPGASMIVDIGGGTTEVAVMSLCGIVYSASLRTAGDEMNQAVIHYLRRAYDLLIGERRAEDAKIRLGSAYPKGDDNEPMEVQGRDLLDGLPKTVVITALEVREAMREPVADIVAAVRACLEQTPPELAADISDTGIVLTGGGALVRGLDALLHQETGLPIRVTEDPLTCVARGAGMVLDQLAILKRVAIPA
- a CDS encoding MaoC family dehydratase translates to MSDALYLEDFTPGREFLTDGVTITEAQILDFALAFDPQPFHLDVEAAKQSIFGGLIASGFHTMALTFRLFAQTRALAASSLGSPGVDELRWLRPVRPGDTLRAVVRVAEQRPSTSKPDRGIVRLQWTTLNQAGESVLTMTSMQLVRRRPAASA
- the trxA gene encoding thioredoxin; the encoded protein is MSNDTPWLLHLDEKSYDEALVATEGVMMVDFWAEWCGPCRAVAPVLEDLARSSNGAVTLAKVNVDENPGLAARYGIRSIPTVLFVKDGKVRDQLVGAVPKPHIQKKLDAVSAQQ
- a CDS encoding carboxymuconolactone decarboxylase family protein, with amino-acid sequence MDALEQLRAAIPDAAKDIRLNLQAVLRGGSLSEPQRWGVAAAAAVAARHPRLREAVLAAASTAAGAAVVEDARAAASLMAMNNVYYRFRHMVGKPIYREKPAGLRMNRLMQPATNRVDFELMSLAVSAINGCETCVRAHEKTVTDGGLTADQVNDAVRIAATIYAAAVALEAGETAATEAPLMPV
- a CDS encoding Mur ligase domain-containing protein produces the protein MVNSPGVPWDDWSVRYHFSGIAGVGMNPLAQLMRARGHAVQGSDRSFDQGKNADVARHLRSLGIVVKPQDGSAVTADLDRFVYSTAVEADTPEARAARALGLERVPRPALLAEVVDAGRPGVAIAGTSGKSTITGMIGWITREAGVSATILGGAALAGEGGNGCFLPGAADGPVAAEACESDGTLTGYHAAIGLIHNISRDHGEVDALRPQFEAFAKRSGRLLVNAASAEAVELGRMVGARTYGADPAADARLEVDGAGPHRARGRLLLDDGPLVLDVPQPGRHNLENAAAAALIALELGVAPATASALLARFPGVARRFEVIGVTASGIRVVDDYAHNGEKLRAAIVAAQSGAERVLAVFQPHGFGPARFLRPELREMMPRILRPQDRLCYSEIFYAGGTVARDVSSRMLGDDLPAALGCGYAADHAAVVDWVRGAARPGDTVLLMGARDPDLPTLARTVFAALR
- a CDS encoding peroxiredoxin yields the protein MLTVGDRLPEFDLQAAVGLEKGREFTRITSKSYPGQWLVLFSWPMDFTFVCPTEIAEFGKRHDDFRERDAQVLGMSTDTHFVHLAWRRDHADLKSLPFPMLADTKRDLSTALGILHKGEGVPLRATFIVDPQGVIRWASVNDLSVGRNVDEVLRVLDALQTGELCPCNWKAGEPTLQVA
- a CDS encoding mechanosensitive ion channel family protein: MTFLPTDTQTYLVALAGSTAQSVFRLVLLLIGGLIAARVLRTLVTQLEGVLVRAGERTGALPGATHSRVATLTGVLRALALVTLWSVIAVIALSQLGLDVRPILAGAGIVGLAVGFGAQYVVRDVIAGFFLVLEDQVRVGDVAVVNGTGGVVETVTFRTIVLRDVAGTVHIFPNGSVTTLANMTKGWSGYVVDVEIGYKEDPDRVIAVMRRVAEELRADPVHALSILEPIEIFGVDGFKEGSLVIKARLKTRPIQQWTVGREYRRRLVHAFAAEGIDIPPRVMQVVEPGKPLPVLLMHGVGPDQPAALPH